In Myxocyprinus asiaticus isolate MX2 ecotype Aquarium Trade chromosome 12, UBuf_Myxa_2, whole genome shotgun sequence, the DNA window agtcctcttttcagatgagagcaagttttgtatttcatttggaaaccaaggtcctagagtctggaggaagggtggagaagctcatagcccaagttgcttgaagtccagcgttaagtttccacagtctgtgatgatttggggtgcagtgtcatctgctggtgttggtccattgtgttttttgaaaaccaaagtcactgcacccgtttaccaagacattttggagcacttcatgcttccttctgctgatcagctttttaaaaatgctgatttcattttccagcaggatttggcacctgcccacactgccaaaagcaccaaaagttggttaaatgaccatggtgttggtgtgcttgactggccagcaaactcaccagacctgaaccccatagagaatctatggggtattgtcaagaggaaaatgagaaacaagagaccaaaaaatgcagatgagctgaaggccactgtcaaagaaacctgggcttccataccacctcagcagtgccacaaactgatcacctccatgccacgctgaattgaggcagtaattaaagcaaaaaggagcccctaccaagtattgagtacatatacagtaaatgaacatactttccagaaggccaacaattcactaaaaatgtttttttttattggtcttatgatgtattctaattttttgagatagtgaactggtgggtttttgttaaatgtgagccaaaatcatcacaattaaaagaaccaaagacttaaatacttcagtctgtgtgcattgaatttatttaatacacaagtttcacaatttgagttgaattactgaaataaatgaacttttccacgacattctaatttattgagatgcacctgtatgtgaaaCCAGCGTTACGCTGAATTTTTTATTCTCCATAAATAGGCTACTCATCAGATCCTGCACAGCAGTGTCTCTCAATCTATCAGTTTTGATTTGAAAAAAGTGTCTGAATTGGGGGGAGGGGTTGTTGAATCCCATAAGAGTTAAGTGACATGAAGATGCAATATTGAGAAACATCTTTGTCCATTTACAATGCTGCGCCTGTGACCCTCCCTCAATATCTTAAAATCCACAATCCATGCTGATAAATGATAGTGATGAcagaaagacatttttttttttaaataagacatACAAAAGGAATATGAGAGGAATGTTTACAACTCTAACATACACTATGCATCTCAGACATGGTGactattattttcaaataaaattgtcTATTATTGAGCCTAATGTCTTTCTATTGCTTTACACTTCATTAAGAATATtaaaatgactcattttaattaatatattgaattattcttttaatttttgGTAGGGATTCCCATTGTGATTCTTTGGGAGTTGTGCGTGCATCTGATGTAATTATTCAGTTCAAACGGAGCAGACAGTGATTTCACGGTTTTCAGCAGTGTAAGGAGACTCCCCAAGAGCTCCGACTCAATTAAAACACTGTTGAAAAGCTTACAATAGCAACAACTCAACAAAAGTTAATGAAGATTACTCACCGAACTTTAAAAATGGCCAGAATCGGCTGTCTAATGATGCTTTTTTCTTGACCAATGAAAAGCGTTTGCTGTTCTGACTGCACCCAAATACTTCCACTTTGCATGAAAAGTACCACCTCAGCAGCAGGTACTAAAAGGTTCCTGGTTTGGTTCAGATTTTAGTTACATGTGGCGGAAAAACAATGAGAACCTGAAATAGCACCTGCAACTAGGAAAAGTTCCTGCAATGGAAAAATGTCTAATATCATTAGGGTCATGCTTTGAAATGGCTGCATTTTCCTGTTTGATATGGTGGTTATAAAAGGGATATATTCCTATTCCTTCAGAAAAGTAACAGGGTTGACAATTTTACAGTTTAATGgtcataaaaactaaaatatgctTCTTTCATTCAAACTCGGGTGCGCACTAAAGGTgctagtgtgaaaacacccttagtcctggttcgcttagcattcacactggcatttttaacaccgaaccaaaaagcatcaggaaaaagtcacaacctgattggacagcttttatgacttaTATTTTGCAacagaacttgccgaacatccaaaacaatgctggctgctgggctaaatgcgctcattggatttttatatgtatatatggtggtatttttaccagctgagaacaaacaaagagctaataaaatgtgtaaaggattCAAAACAGCGCAAGGAAtgcctccgttgcacacacaaacgaagataagctgcaaggacggctgacggcggttccgacgcctgtaccgaactgtaatgggcaacatagctcctatgatgagaacaaccaggtatgcttgaggtcagtattaggctatgtatcattttcttttttggtccggaccaagagaaccgaactacaagtgtgaacacatcaGAACTATTGACTTATCTTACATTCAAAATAGCAAACATTGTTCAAAAtacatgtttgaattaaaaaaataaataaaataaaatgacgaATATTTTACAACTGGTTtcatgtaatgaataaaaaaacctTTGTTAGCAAAATtccaataaataaaaattatatattatgatAACACATGTGGGTTGTTATAAACCTTCTTATCACAAACAATAAGAATTTTCTGAAGGTTTTGAAGGTTTTTCATGGTCTGATTCATGGTAAACTGTGTGGTAGAATTCTCTCAGAAGTAACTGGACTCGCATCATATGATTTTCACAATTGAACTGTGTGTGAACAGAAGCGTATTTAACACAACAAACATAACTGacactgtattctgctgctgCGAACGTTGCCTGTGTTGCCTtctgaataaaattaattttgcacatttttcaCTGGCATATAATCGCCACTAGAGGGCTCTATCAGCCCACATGATCTGTGCAGGTCCGGGTCTAATTCAATGGTGGGAATTAGACGGTTTGTTCCCAGCATAAGAGGAGTTCGCTCCCAGCCCGAGAGCAGGAGTCTGTTGGGATGAGGAACATGCAGGTCCAGTAGCAGGTGAGGGAGCAGATTTAAACCCAGAGGGCTCGGGAGATCAGTTTCTTCCAGGCTGTCTTCAGCTCCGGCGGCGAAGCCTGAATCAGGACTCTGTGTATCCTGACGGAGCTGCTCGATTTTCTTCAAATCAGATTCCAGCTCACGCGCTCTGTCCTTAGTGCTGTGAGTGAACGCAGTGGAGCACTGCAAAACCGTCTCTAGAGCGCTGTCTCCCCCAGCAGGCCCATATGAGCAGTGCACCGAGCAGGGTTCCAGGGTGTTGCGGGGCCCAGTGGAGCTCTGAGACAGGAAGTAGGTGGAGTTTGAGAAGTTGGAGGATTTGGTGGTGCCTTCCCACCTATCCTGCATACCACTGCTGATTCTTTCAGTGAGACAGGAATTGTCGCAATCCTGCAGTTTGACAACCTCAACGGGACTGACGCACTCCGAGTCCACCTCAAGAGCGAAAACTAATCCGAGCcaagactgagagagagaaaataccATCATCATgataaaacagaacagaaaaacaGATATAATGTAGGGTTTCAAACCCCACCCCTGAAAAtacttattttttgcatttttctaattaaattcACTTTTTTTCATTACAATGATCATATCAGCATAGTAATTTAAGTTGAATTTAAAATTGACATGAATACAGGACTCACCTTAAAATTTCCTTTGTGGTGGGAGTTCAGATCACCAAAGTATTTGGAGGGATCAGGTATATATGAGGACTGGATTTTCTCGAACCTGAACATTAAACAGACCACAATTCTGTTCGTCAACTGCTGTTTTACTCATATAAAGGGTTTTATTTGTAGTATGATGTAGGTTTTCAATTGTATATTTTCACCTAGAATACATAtaaaagaatagaaaaaaatCTTGTCAGCTTGCAAAACGATGATGTTTTTTGACCAACGGGTTGCTAATGTTTTGTAAGTTACAACAGCGGCTTCTTCTGTTCTTTCCACTGTATTGACAGTGTCTTATCTGCCCACGATTACCCAGGTGTGTGAGAGGTGTTTATTTAGTTTATCTACCGTAttacagtggttattactgtaTTTGTGGTTACATACTCACCATGTGATTTTGTAGCATTTGAAGAGTATGGTAAAGATTGAGATGGTAGCAAGAGTGATTCCGGTAAGAGTTATTCCTATTATAGATGAAGACCAGTCTAGACCCACAACCTCACCAACACCTGAAACAGACAGATGAGTTATTAATCATAAACAGTATCAAAGTgctttaaaagtgctgtaagtagTACACAAAAAATGTCTCTATCATACCTGACAGATTTCACTGACACTGCTGTAGCTGAAGGTGAGCCAGGGCATTCAGGCCCACCCAAACAATGCTGCAATGTCCACTTATTATTAGCACTTTGGGCTtattctttttcttgtttttttctctcttttaaatATGAGCAGTCGCTGCTAATAAATATGAGCAGTTGTAAGTTTTTTTGGGCTTATTTCCAGTATACAGTCATGCTTTTGGGGTTGCTGGTGCTTAACCTCCTAATTATAGTGGTCAAATATCCCCACCTACTGTTCGAGCCGCATTCTACAACAGTGGTGTCAAACACATGGTCCGTCAATTAGTTCAATCGGATCTGCGCGGCAGAATTTAGCACTAGCTGTCTTGCGCATACCCAACCTGCAAATTAGCAAATATTTTAGCGGTAACTGGATCTGTGAGTCACACCGTCACAGGTAGGGTCTGAAATGAAGGGGGCTTGAGGCAAATGTGCCACCAAAAATggccccaaaattaaaaatgtaggagcaaaaaatgtcctcgtaatgaactcttttgtatttttatttgttacatcTGATTTAATCCTTAATATTACATTATAGTCCTAGTTACATATTTTAGCATAAGTTGCtgttgatttaattcttaggTTAAGGGGTAATACATTCTCAAGCTTGAGAATTTGTATAAAAGATGTTGTATTTGACATAAACAGATGAGACACAGTTTATGTTTTAAGtggttaggaaaaaaaaaaagccctcaaAAGAAacacccctaaaaaaaaaaatattgtcccTTATGGTAAAacttcatttctgacactggtcaCAGAGCAATCCAGTTTATTTTCCCCCTTTCATGTCAGTGATGACAACATGGacagatacaaggaaaaatacTAGAAGTAAAAGTGGATTTCTCGGTTGCTTCCAAGTCTTCACAGAATGATTATTAGATGTGATGCAATTTTACAGATTTAATGCTGCCAGAGTTTTTGGCAAGCAGACCAGTGATCACATTTAAAGTGAAGTCAGACAGGTGTGTTAATGTTTCTCACCAGGCATGGTGGGTCTCCTGCCCACTTTTGAAGTCCAGCTGTATTCTTTACTCCACTCACTCCAGGTGGCGTTGGACAGTAAAGGTTTGTCTCTCACTCTGACCACATACTGTTCATGTAAGATCACATGCTCTTCTGGCAGCTCCACTTGCAGATCTGTGAGTTCTGAGATCGTCTTCACATCCTGTTCAGATAATGAGAGAGGTGAAGAGACCATTGCTCTATTACATGTctcgagaagggtatagctgcagacagAGTTCCAAAatggggcgggagctccaaaccggcAGCAAAGAtgtagggagccccttacctaaccctaaccatctgtggaggtgtcgcccccttttggagttggcgcaaccctcttttggagtaaccccgccccccTTTGGAGAAAGCATGCCCTATTTTGAGATTCTgaccccatttggagatctctgtcCTTCAGCTATACCTTCTTGCACATCTCTGCTAACAGAGTGTTAATAGTGCCCTGCCGCGCCCTCTGGCGACTTTAACAATTACATGATTAAAGCTCACGAGTTACCAGTCACAAGTTTGGACACACTCAATTTAAGCTTCTAATGATCTTAAAAACTTTGATATAAAggctttaaagtttaaaatgagTTTAGCAGACAGGTATAAGTAGTGCATACATATGAATTGGTTTAAAAAGCTACAATTGTATTACTCAGTTGGAacagatattaaagaaatagCAGTGATCAATATTTTAGCACAcatgtgaactccttcaatactgtttaaaagcatgtCAGGTGAAGCACCTCATGAATTTACTTGAGAGAATGATCAGAATCTACACAAACAACGACCTCAATTGTTTAAGAGTCAACTCAGGCAGGGTTCGAACCTGTACCCTTTCAATCTTCAGTCCAGCGCACCTGCCACTACGCAATACTGCTACAAGCTTAATAGGTGATAAAGAGACATACCATGCTCAGAGTCAGCACACAAAATCATTGCTGAGATACTGCTGTTGTTCATGCAGGatttggatgaaaaaaaaaaaaataatgatgcgAACTAACACTGagtctgaatatccatacttcccttcTAAATAGTATGCTAAAACAGGATGCCAATGGAGTAGTTTGTCTGAATTTTtaatattcataaaacagtaagcgaggaatacccagatgacctactatttccgatGAGAAATAGATCAACTGGACACTTAACAATCCCATAATACCTCGGGAGTTGAGGCGACGTCAttttcaaaacactggattttggATGAACCGAACGGTTCTTTacaactgtaagtgatatatatACCATGAAATTTGTTCATTgcgcttaaatggtgcttgtttaacaaaaccagtgtAGATTATTtccactgttgttgttatttCATCATATAATTCGGGTCACGGGTCAATATCCACATCCCTGGATGAAGTACTTCCAGAATCTATTCATACAacttgcatgcatacctaaagaatgtaTTGTTTTACCAACCAAGAAGTGCATCCTTCATAAAATaaagtacatactctgacagtatgtgACTTCGGTCATAGGGTAAGTTTGGTTTTGACAAGACAAAGCATCAAAGCTACACAAAAAACAGGAAGATACAGTCTGACTTCCTGTTTCTCAGTAACTTTGTCAACTTAGTTACAGTGTTATTCTGTAACTCTTGAGTAAATAAAAAATCCCTTCTTATCTTTTGAGCGGTTcggtctgaagatgatctgagaCAAATATGGTGACAACTGGACATGATTTGTAGGAGGAGAAGCAAAAAAACTGCTAAGAATATAATTCATGATTTTGTGCAAACAATACAAtgtaaattgaaaaaaataaaaataaaaactaaatcaaCTCAGTATGCGGAGTGAAGCCAGAAGGAAAATGACTCTTCTAGGACAAACGGTTAAAAAATCAGTTTGCCAAATTTCACCATTTTCCGACATATTCTATGGGCTAGATTCTATGGGCTGCAACAGACTCTAATGGCCCCTAATGAGATGCTGcatctaaacttttgactggtagtttatATGAACACATCCATCAAATTACACACACTAAAATACAATTCTGAATCTGTATCCATTTGTAGGGAACTCTGCGTCAATAATATAAATGTGGCGTCAGTGTACTCACCGTCCAGCTCTGAGCTGCAGATTTAAACTGAAGTTCAAACTTATGTGTGAGGTATCTCGACTTTGGAGAACCGAATCTCCAAGAAACATTGAGCCCGTCAACTTCCGCCATCTGAGGGGGAGACACTTTCActactgcacacacaaacacatcacatgTCATTTGGATTATAGGGAATGGAGCTTCATGTACATATACAGAATATGCATGAAGTTCTTGTATGAATCAATGTGTTTTGTTGGACATGCCAAACTAAATACTTAATCAGACTAATATCATGTGATTGTGTTTGACTCACCACTGCCAATTGCTTTATGTTGCGGTATTGTAGCCACAGGATTCTCAAAGTTTTCACATCTGACGTCTTGATGTATAAACGCTGCTGGAATTATTATACCTATACTGCTCTGTAGCAGAAGAGAGAGGAAACATCTATTATCAGATATGCTCTATTTCACTTGATCAATAGATATGAACCAGTTCTGGATTATCAAAAAGCCATCAAATTCTTCAAAACGGACATCAAAATTCACCTTAAACACGATGGTGGCACTGCGTATGTTTGGCTCTGCGCTGTCAGGAGACAGTTTTGCACTTTCCTCATCTAGCGAACTGAAATTAAAATGGACTGTATCATTTATACATACAATTTATGTCTTTGAAGAATGAATAAATGTGTCTTCATACAGCCAAAACAATAAGTAGGAACAGCATTTCTTTGCTACTGTCCATGTTATTACTTTTATCAAACAAATGGAGAGTGAACTGACCAACAATCCAGAATTAAGTCACCAGAATGATCAACTGATAATGAGGTTTGTCTAATCACTTCCTGCTGTTTTAGCTAAATGTTCAACTTGTGTTACGtaaaatagttcagccaaaaatgaaaattctgacattaatTCCTCATATTtactcatcttgttccaaacataTATGATGTTATTTtgactgtggaacacaaaaggagatgttaatcagaatgttcatgctgctcttgtCACTGACAGTTCAAAATTGCCTAGCTCCAAAAAGACTTAAAgaaaatatagtgcacaagtcatatggattacttggtTAATGTCATTGTATGGTAAAGAGctgtgtgaacattcttcaatatttctccctttgtgttccacagcacaCAAGcagttgtttttctctctcttcaaatGTAAAGGCTCATTGTTTATTTACATCATGTTACTTAAAGTATTAATGAAAGCAATTTCTTACTTTTTCTTAACCATGACATGCAGGGAGCAGTTTGAGTCTGTTCTGACAGGTGGATTTGTCGCTAGTTTAGAGGTGTTCCAAACACATGTGAAGGTGTTGAAGAAGTCATTATGACACTCTAAACCTAGAggaaaatcacaaaaaaagatatctttaatatctcaacATCTGTTTCTCTTAGATAGCGATGACATTCAATTGAGACATTTCCTTAAAGCTGACTGTGTCATTACCAGTGGCGGGCCAtgtattaaaagtctaggccttcagtgtgattcatgccattaagaaaacacagcttcacaatgaataagacaccttaTGCCTTTGGGAATCACACATTatatcgcagctaactaataataccaattgacattttaaaaacacatccacgcacgaaagccagaacttgaaatgacacttaatgctcaagcctaattttaactgcagcatgactgttttgtgaaatgaacatctcccgaacagacattcaaaactcataatttttcatatgaaccTACTAAGGAGGtctgtaatacctggaaaaatctatctaattatatttgcgatttaaatgttgcttgcaataaatttcatttcgtcagggttaTGTTGCGTTCCATTCaggttggatgagggatattcctacttgatatctccaaccataaatgcattccattccccgatattcgaaTTGCAACGCTCCCgctagcttagcaggggtttgactctcattagagaagTCTCCTAGAAACCCAAGTGATAAACAATACTGCAGCGCTagtatttgtgcttcaggtgtacgattatcaaaagagattataaatgttttatacacctgtttctacaggcatttgttaaacaagctttaatatcatgtaatgtggaaattaaCTCATTTAtcatattacttaataaagtgaatgtttatcacttactttgtatatctccgagtgtcgacatgtttgtgtgacatcatgcaactgcatctcggcgaaatcagagttgagaatttctccACGAGCCTACaaattgtaattctgacttcaagatgcattccattgcacttttcctagtaggaagttgtaaaatccgactttgcgagttgaatggaacgcagcactacttttcaaaacttgatccgacactgaatgctcaagcagcctaatttacacttagaaaactcctgatgttgctataacaatgcaaaaagcacttaccaatatgcatgaagtgaaaatcagtcctcctttcatgcAGAACctctcgtgtttttttttttttttttttgttattaacaatttttattgattccacactcaaatcaacataaacagcacatgaaaatatACCCCGCTCCCTCCCTTCTTCCCCCCACCCACCCACGCAACACACAACCCAGTGGTCAGACACagaataataacagacacacatacaagcaaaaaaaaaataaaatactccgatataaaaaaactaaaaattgcccaacaaaaaagaaaaagggttccacacatcaattaattacatacactccatttaaactgtccctctccactgttcctccctggcaccctccaagaaggccaaataagtgccccacttcttctcaaaggcacccaagctgcccagccacctatgcgacatcttttcaaaggccgccactgtgcccaattcggtgcaccactcatgaaatgagggtgcaccagccaacttccatcccccaagGTTCACTTTCCTGCTGATCATCCCACTGGTAAGGACCAAGTTTTCAATGTGTGTGTTCCCTAAGTTAACCCCTGCCCCAtcccccaaaatacaaagtctggggcagaatgaaatcttgagtgctcaggatctcacagacataattctgaaccctcgaccaaaactcttgaatcttagtacaattccaaaaaacatgggctatgtccccatcctctgattggcatcgccaacaggtgggtgtatctttaagaccaagcctatgcaatctagagggattcaataaaaacgatgcagaatcttaaattgaatgaggcgcatccttgcatccctagacatagacttggcaTTTCTTTAAATCCTACCacattcttcatcctccagtactaaattcaagtctttctcccataacttcttgagagatgtcaaaaccccatcccctagactctgaattagccaggaatagtacgctgaagcctcgtgaccctttccaaaagccgctagtactatctcaagagtgtctgcagctttagggggctgtgtactacacccaaagatggtacaaagtagatggcgcagctctaagtacctgaagaattgagatctgggaatcccaaaccggtgtgtaatattttcaaaggatctcaatgctctattctcatacaggtcacccagcatagcaactcccttctcaatccattctgtccagcaaaaagggacttattaatacacagtttagggtttaaccaaatacttgcggcaacgttcaggtaaatgtccgaattgagcacGCGGGAAAcccttgtccacactaactgcagGTGTGAGATAATGGGATGTGTCTTTATTTCTCCGGGCAGCTTagtagaaa includes these proteins:
- the LOC127449017 gene encoding uncharacterized protein LOC127449017 encodes the protein MTQILSMKSMKMMVMMSLLYSVLADQSLECHNDFFNTFTCVWNTSKLATNPPVRTDSNCSLHVMVKKNSLDEESAKLSPDSAEPNIRSATIVFKSSIGIIIPAAFIHQDVRCENFENPVATIPQHKAIGSVVKVSPPQMAEVDGLNVSWRFGSPKSRYLTHKFELQFKSAAQSWTDVKTISELTDLQVELPEEHVILHEQYVVRVRDKPLLSNATWSEWSKEYSWTSKVGRRPTMPGVGEVVGLDWSSSIIGITLTGITLATISIFTILFKCYKITWFEKIQSSYIPDPSKYFGDLNSHHKGNFKSWLGLVFALEVDSECVSPVEVVKLQDCDNSCLTERISSGMQDRWEGTTKSSNFSNSTYFLSQSSTGPRNTLEPCSVHCSYGPAGGDSALETVLQCSTAFTHSTKDRARELESDLKKIEQLRQDTQSPDSGFAAGAEDSLEETDLPSPLGLNLLPHLLLDLHVPHPNRLLLSGWERTPLMLGTNRLIPTIELDPDLHRSCGLIEPSSGDYMPVKNVQN